The Candidatus Zixiibacteriota bacterium genome window below encodes:
- a CDS encoding ABC transporter permease, which translates to MLALTGILRRFAWDVQELFFYSGRLIARLFGRPFYAFEVLEQMYFLGVGSLFLVVLTGVFAGQGMALQFSIELADFGSKNYLGRVMVIAIVRELGPVLTGLMVAARVAAGITAELGSMKSSEQIDALKAFGVDPIRKLAVPRFWAIFIVMPVLTIICDFVGLAGGYLIAVYIAHISGTAYMTNVINKLNLGNFIIGLAKPFLFAVIIATISTFMGFRTVGGTKGVGRSTTDSVVACSITILFINFLFTRLLVPQLKGLL; encoded by the coding sequence ATGTTGGCCCTGACAGGCATTTTGAGGCGGTTCGCTTGGGACGTGCAGGAGTTGTTCTTCTACTCCGGGCGCCTGATCGCCCGTCTGTTCGGACGGCCGTTCTATGCCTTTGAAGTGCTGGAGCAGATGTACTTTCTCGGCGTCGGCTCTCTGTTCCTGGTCGTCTTGACCGGTGTCTTCGCCGGGCAGGGGATGGCGTTGCAGTTCTCGATTGAGCTGGCCGACTTCGGCTCCAAGAACTACCTCGGCCGCGTCATGGTGATCGCCATCGTGCGGGAACTGGGTCCGGTGCTGACCGGCCTGATGGTCGCCGCCCGGGTGGCGGCCGGGATCACCGCCGAATTGGGGTCGATGAAATCCTCCGAGCAGATCGACGCTCTCAAGGCGTTCGGCGTCGATCCCATCCGCAAGCTGGCAGTGCCCCGCTTCTGGGCCATCTTCATCGTGATGCCGGTTCTAACCATCATCTGCGATTTCGTCGGTCTGGCGGGTGGATACCTGATCGCGGTGTACATCGCGCACATCTCGGGGACCGCCTATATGACGAACGTGATCAACAAGCTCAACCTGGGGAACTTCATCATCGGACTGGCCAAGCCGTTTCTCTTTGCCGTGATCATCGCGACGATCTCCACATTCATGGGGTTCCGCACGGTGGGCGGAACCAAGGGGGTGGGGCGGTCGACGACCGATTCCGTGGTCGCCTGCTCGATCACGATCCTGTTCATCAATTTCCTGTTCACGCGGCTGTTGGTGCCGCAGTTGAAGGGGTTGTTGTAG
- a CDS encoding ATP-binding cassette domain-containing protein: protein MIRFENVSFAYGDTPVLRDVTFHVAPGETVVVLGVSGSGKSTILKLVSGLIQPRQGRVFVNGEEMTRARESDWQRVRPRIGFVFQGGALFDSMTVGENIGYTLLEHTDQPLDEIEDTVRQTLRFLNLSEDLIDLLPDLLSGGMQRRVAIGRAVAAVDPWIMLYDEPTTGLDPISTRAITDMIVKLRDVKGVSSIVVTHQIADAFEVTDHFIVLHDGRVVFDGDGIGLVRSGHPDVQAFLSPFVDSVRALPGIGKA, encoded by the coding sequence ATGATCCGCTTCGAGAACGTCAGCTTCGCCTACGGTGACACACCGGTCCTCCGCGACGTCACCTTTCACGTCGCGCCGGGGGAGACGGTTGTCGTTCTCGGCGTGTCGGGATCGGGGAAAAGCACGATCCTCAAGCTAGTCTCTGGATTGATCCAGCCGAGGCAGGGGCGCGTCTTTGTCAACGGCGAGGAGATGACCCGTGCCCGGGAGAGTGACTGGCAGCGCGTGCGACCGCGCATCGGCTTTGTCTTTCAGGGGGGAGCGCTGTTCGATTCGATGACGGTCGGTGAGAACATCGGCTACACGTTGCTGGAACATACCGACCAGCCCCTGGATGAGATCGAGGACACCGTGCGGCAGACGCTCCGGTTTCTGAATCTGTCCGAGGACCTGATTGATCTGTTGCCCGATTTGCTGTCGGGGGGGATGCAGAGACGAGTGGCGATCGGCCGGGCGGTGGCCGCGGTCGACCCCTGGATTATGTTGTACGACGAGCCGACCACCGGTCTTGACCCGATCTCGACGCGCGCCATCACCGACATGATCGTCAAGCTGCGCGATGTCAAAGGCGTTTCCTCCATCGTCGTGACCCATCAGATCGCCGATGCTTTTGAGGTCACCGATCACTTTATTGTCCTGCATGACGGCCGGGTCGTATTCGATGGCGATGGGATCGGTCTGGTGCGATCCGGTCATCCCGACGTGCAGGCGTTTCTGTCGCCCTTTGTCGATTCGGTGCGGGCATTGCCGGGGATAGGAAAGGCGTGA
- a CDS encoding uroporphyrinogen decarboxylase family protein codes for MIEHLNHTERLQALIDGVKPDRPPVALWRHFYRDEDDLDRFVEAMVTWQKRFDWDLLKINPRASYHYEPWGVIMRPSPDELTKPERVGFPISNPEDWAKVAPVSVKHPMFDFQLRAIARIRRALPPPFRIVMTVFNPISIAGDMVPTDAVLQEHLRTVPDAVEWALTAIATTFADLVVEMRNAGADGVFFATTQWASAERLTVDELRRFALPYDRLVWDAAGGDAFNVLHVCDTKIHLAEYREFPAALVNWDATDPDNPSLCDGHAALGRPVMGGVPYMSELVNDTPDILEQKILRLISENGDIPFAVGPGCAIPVTAPDENVAAIRRAVNAVGR; via the coding sequence GTGATCGAGCACCTCAATCACACCGAACGCCTCCAGGCGTTGATCGATGGCGTCAAACCCGACCGGCCACCCGTCGCGTTGTGGCGGCATTTCTATCGCGATGAGGATGACCTTGATCGTTTTGTCGAGGCCATGGTCACCTGGCAGAAGCGCTTCGACTGGGATCTCCTGAAGATCAACCCGCGCGCCTCATACCACTATGAACCGTGGGGTGTCATCATGCGCCCCAGCCCCGATGAACTGACCAAACCCGAGCGGGTCGGTTTCCCGATCAGCAACCCCGAAGACTGGGCCAAGGTCGCGCCTGTGTCCGTGAAGCACCCGATGTTCGACTTCCAGTTGCGTGCGATCGCGCGCATTCGTCGGGCGCTCCCGCCGCCGTTTCGCATCGTCATGACGGTCTTCAACCCGATCTCGATCGCGGGGGATATGGTACCGACGGACGCGGTGTTGCAGGAACACCTGCGTACGGTACCGGACGCCGTCGAGTGGGCGCTGACCGCGATCGCCACGACCTTTGCCGATTTGGTGGTCGAAATGCGCAACGCCGGCGCCGATGGGGTTTTCTTCGCCACGACGCAATGGGCCTCGGCGGAGCGCCTGACCGTGGATGAACTCCGACGCTTCGCGCTGCCGTACGACCGCTTGGTTTGGGATGCCGCCGGCGGTGATGCTTTCAATGTTCTGCACGTCTGCGACACGAAGATCCATCTGGCCGAGTATCGCGAGTTCCCGGCCGCGCTGGTCAACTGGGATGCCACCGATCCGGACAATCCCTCGCTGTGCGATGGCCATGCGGCTTTGGGTCGTCCGGTCATGGGTGGTGTCCCCTACATGAGCGAGCTTGTGAACGACACGCCAGACATCCTGGAACAGAAGATCCTGCGTCTGATCAGTGAGAATGGCGATATTCCCTTTGCGGTCGGTCCGGGATGCGCCATTCCGGTGACCGCGCCGGATGAGAATGTCGCCGCGATACGCAGAGCAGTCAATGCGGTGGGTCGTTGA
- a CDS encoding TonB-dependent receptor, which produces MSRRKMSVIQASRPILATALIWMAGARPAHATDLNGKVVDAQTGRSVAAATVSIAGTSRATAAADDGAFTFEGVPEGPVELVVRHVAYHPWRQRLTPSEVPEIVRLQPLILEGQGIVVTGTRAVRGQSPVAFENVTRREIDRAHYAQDLPVLLSESPGVYTSSDNGNGIGYSYLSIRGFPQRRVSVLVNGVPLNDPESHEVYWIDLPDLAENLEDAQIQRGVGTTLYGSNSIGGTVNLLTSYLAPNRRTSVSSGVGAYGTRRFSVAFNSGLIDARHSVYGRFSRIVSDGYRDHSWTDVWSYFFSAARFDEKWTNRLNIFGGPEQTHLAYKGIPRRFIDGDTTFTFNGRRPTGEPDVDRRYNPFEWSGETDNFNQPQYQLLTEFRPDSMWRLENTSYYIKGRGFYDQLRSDEKYAKYHLISPDAFRSRADQLWRRRWVDNDFWGLIPKITRRHTNGEIAVGGEFNRLTARHWGEAQSVIPAPADFVPGQRYHDYEGAKTVASVFAQEVLAPAPRITVTGAVSYSFKRYELRHNRFANGYGQRVEHTTDYNLISPRLGLTVSAAPGISVFGSVSYNSQEPINDEIFDPQDFGANAGDFFRDTTRRADGVLVGSDPVMKPEKLLDWEWGVTVRRDRWRAQVNLFHMRFHDEIVWGGGLSDDGEPIRGNASRTVHQGIELTANADLGLGLSVSGNAAVYDNTFDKFTEYTWDPDHPIVDRSGNIIAGFPTHLANVRVNYDQRYVGLSGHVFAAGRLYIDNSESRAASIAPYETIDLRAEVKLEPLIGWPGMSFFCQANNVLDEEYETSGYLDDDGTPLFIPAAKRNVYVGLRVRL; this is translated from the coding sequence ATGTCACGCCGGAAGATGTCTGTAATCCAGGCGTCACGACCGATCTTGGCCACCGCCCTCATCTGGATGGCCGGCGCACGGCCTGCGCACGCGACAGATCTCAACGGCAAAGTCGTAGACGCCCAGACCGGCCGATCGGTTGCGGCGGCCACGGTCAGCATTGCCGGGACCTCCCGGGCAACCGCTGCCGCAGACGATGGTGCATTCACCTTCGAAGGTGTGCCCGAGGGCCCTGTTGAGCTGGTTGTCCGTCACGTCGCCTACCATCCCTGGCGGCAGCGTCTGACGCCGTCCGAGGTCCCGGAGATCGTACGCCTGCAGCCGCTGATCCTGGAAGGTCAGGGCATTGTCGTCACCGGTACCCGGGCGGTACGCGGCCAGTCGCCGGTCGCCTTTGAGAATGTCACCCGCCGTGAGATCGACCGCGCCCACTACGCCCAAGATCTCCCGGTCCTGCTGTCCGAAAGCCCCGGTGTCTACACGTCTTCCGACAACGGGAACGGCATCGGGTACTCATATCTGTCGATCCGCGGCTTTCCCCAGCGCCGTGTCTCCGTGCTCGTCAACGGCGTGCCTCTGAATGATCCCGAGTCGCATGAAGTGTACTGGATCGATCTCCCCGACCTGGCCGAGAACCTCGAGGATGCGCAGATTCAGCGCGGCGTGGGAACGACTCTGTATGGCTCCAACTCGATCGGCGGCACCGTCAATCTCCTCACCAGCTATCTGGCTCCAAACCGACGGACATCGGTGTCGTCGGGGGTCGGCGCCTATGGCACGCGCCGATTCTCGGTCGCGTTCAATTCCGGGCTGATCGACGCCCGCCACAGCGTGTATGGGCGGTTTTCCCGCATCGTTTCGGATGGATATCGCGACCATTCCTGGACCGATGTGTGGTCGTACTTCTTCTCCGCCGCGCGATTCGATGAGAAGTGGACGAACCGCCTCAACATCTTCGGCGGCCCCGAACAGACACACCTCGCCTACAAGGGCATTCCACGCCGGTTCATCGACGGTGACACGACCTTCACCTTCAATGGCCGTCGACCGACGGGCGAACCCGATGTCGACCGCCGCTACAATCCCTTTGAATGGTCCGGTGAGACCGACAATTTCAACCAACCACAGTACCAACTCCTGACGGAGTTTCGTCCGGATTCGATGTGGCGGCTTGAGAACACGTCATACTACATCAAGGGACGCGGGTTCTATGATCAACTACGCTCCGATGAGAAGTACGCGAAATACCATCTGATCTCTCCGGACGCCTTCCGCAGCCGCGCCGATCAACTGTGGCGACGGCGTTGGGTGGACAACGACTTCTGGGGACTCATACCCAAGATCACGCGTCGTCACACAAACGGCGAGATAGCGGTCGGCGGCGAGTTCAACCGTCTCACCGCCCGACACTGGGGCGAAGCGCAGTCCGTGATCCCGGCGCCGGCGGATTTCGTCCCCGGGCAACGGTATCATGACTACGAAGGCGCCAAGACCGTGGCGTCGGTCTTCGCCCAAGAAGTGCTGGCTCCCGCGCCGCGGATTACCGTGACCGGTGCCGTGTCCTACTCGTTCAAAAGGTATGAGTTGCGACACAATCGCTTTGCCAATGGATACGGACAGCGCGTGGAGCACACGACCGACTACAATCTGATCTCACCGCGGCTGGGATTGACCGTTTCGGCCGCGCCCGGGATTTCGGTCTTCGGGAGCGTCAGCTACAACTCCCAAGAGCCGATCAACGACGAGATCTTCGATCCCCAGGATTTCGGGGCCAATGCCGGCGACTTCTTCCGCGACACGACGCGCCGCGCCGATGGCGTCCTCGTCGGCAGTGATCCGGTCATGAAACCGGAAAAGCTCCTCGACTGGGAATGGGGTGTGACGGTCCGGCGCGATCGCTGGCGCGCGCAAGTCAACCTCTTCCACATGCGGTTCCATGATGAAATCGTCTGGGGCGGCGGTCTGAGCGACGACGGCGAGCCGATCCGCGGCAACGCGTCACGAACGGTCCATCAGGGAATCGAACTGACAGCCAACGCCGATCTGGGACTGGGGTTGTCGGTCTCCGGCAATGCCGCTGTGTACGACAACACGTTCGACAAGTTTACGGAGTACACTTGGGACCCGGACCATCCGATCGTCGACCGCTCCGGCAACATCATCGCCGGGTTTCCCACGCACCTGGCCAACGTGCGCGTGAACTACGACCAACGCTATGTCGGCCTGAGCGGGCACGTCTTCGCCGCCGGCCGGCTGTACATCGACAACTCGGAATCCCGCGCGGCCTCGATTGCTCCGTACGAGACTATCGACCTGCGCGCCGAGGTGAAGCTCGAACCATTGATCGGCTGGCCGGGCATGAGTTTCTTCTGTCAGGCAAACAACGTGCTGGACGAAGAGTACGAGACGAGCGGGTATCTGGACGATGACGGCACGCCGCTGTTCATTCCCGCGGCCAAACGCAATGTGTATGTCGGCCTGCGGGTGCGGCTATAG
- a CDS encoding MlaD family protein — protein MRRSGRVPWGEVRVGIVILFAFAVLLWAAFKGTGMTVFEKTKSLETYFDDVGGLVSGSPVWLGGIEVGRVTGIEFVQRDRPGSIRVQFRITDDAWALVSDSSTAAIGTVGLMGDKYLSVTLRAPGDPPATPGATLKSTIAGDLTTAFANAPEMMDNLNASLGHLSAILTRVERGEGYLGRLTTNGSSSDAIDSVVIASRRLLVDLGKAQERLVTAMEGTARSFDSLSHGVLHGGGTLSHLVWDSALYVELTDVSRRAHALVSRWEQGQGTLGRLSADSSLYVEARDLVKETRLLIDDITANPKKYFKVSVF, from the coding sequence ATGCGGCGTAGCGGACGAGTTCCCTGGGGTGAAGTCCGGGTCGGTATCGTGATTCTCTTCGCGTTTGCCGTGCTCCTGTGGGCCGCGTTCAAGGGAACAGGGATGACGGTCTTTGAGAAGACGAAATCCCTGGAGACGTATTTTGACGATGTCGGCGGCTTGGTGAGCGGCTCCCCCGTGTGGCTCGGTGGGATCGAGGTGGGGCGAGTCACCGGCATCGAGTTCGTGCAGCGCGACCGTCCGGGGAGCATCCGTGTGCAATTCCGCATTACGGACGACGCGTGGGCCCTGGTCTCCGATTCATCGACGGCGGCGATTGGAACGGTCGGGCTGATGGGAGACAAGTACCTGTCGGTCACGTTGCGAGCGCCCGGAGACCCACCCGCCACTCCGGGCGCGACGTTGAAATCGACCATTGCCGGGGACCTGACCACCGCCTTTGCCAATGCGCCGGAGATGATGGACAATCTCAATGCCTCGCTCGGACACCTCAGTGCGATCCTGACCAGGGTCGAGCGCGGCGAGGGGTATCTCGGTCGGCTGACCACCAATGGGAGTTCATCGGATGCGATCGACTCGGTCGTCATCGCCTCGCGGCGGTTGCTGGTCGATCTGGGGAAGGCCCAGGAACGGCTGGTGACCGCGATGGAGGGAACCGCCCGTTCCTTCGACTCGCTCTCTCATGGCGTGCTGCACGGCGGCGGCACATTGTCGCATCTGGTCTGGGACTCGGCGCTCTATGTGGAGCTCACCGATGTGTCCCGACGCGCCCATGCACTCGTGAGTCGTTGGGAGCAGGGCCAGGGGACTCTGGGCAGGCTCTCGGCCGATTCGTCTCTTTATGTTGAAGCACGGGATTTGGTGAAAGAGACCCGGCTGTTGATCGACGATATCACCGCCAATCCGAAGAAATACTTCAAGGTGAGCGTGTTCTGA
- a CDS encoding GAF domain-containing protein — MLDSQALLREIIEMLGTGGLPNDVLDRVVAMLHERVRHYTWVGIYLLDGAELVLGPYRGKPSPHTRIPLNKGICGAAASQQATIIVPDVNADPRFLACSLETKSEIVVPIMSGSECLGEIDIDSDQPDAFDDTDRRLLEAAATLLVPVLRRIDRRATDR, encoded by the coding sequence GTGTTGGACAGTCAAGCCCTGCTCAGGGAAATCATCGAGATGCTTGGGACCGGTGGCCTCCCCAATGACGTGTTGGACCGGGTCGTGGCGATGCTGCACGAGCGCGTGCGCCACTACACCTGGGTCGGCATCTACCTTCTGGACGGCGCGGAACTCGTCCTCGGACCATACCGGGGGAAGCCCTCGCCGCACACGCGCATCCCGCTGAACAAGGGAATCTGCGGGGCGGCGGCATCGCAGCAGGCGACCATTATCGTCCCCGACGTGAATGCCGATCCACGGTTCTTGGCCTGTTCTCTGGAGACCAAATCGGAGATTGTTGTACCGATCATGTCCGGGAGCGAATGCCTCGGCGAGATCGATATCGACTCCGATCAACCCGATGCGTTCGATGACACGGATCGCCGGCTGCTGGAAGCCGCCGCGACGCTCCTGGTCCCGGTCCTCAGACGGATCGACCGCCGAGCCACTGACAGATGA
- a CDS encoding sodium:solute symporter family protein produces the protein MTLHPLDWTIVGAFFAFQAYLGFRSRRVPRRMDAADYLLGGRRLTLPVFVASLVSTWYGGILGVGEYSFKYGISNWLVFGVPYYLWATIFALFLARPTRRTHFISLPDHLGAAYGRTPALMGAIIVFVMTVPAAYVLILGDLGRMLLNWPTWVGATLSVVLSSVYLITGGFRSAVRVDVLQFLCMLVGFALILPFAFHQYGGWSFIAGHVPATHLTWHGGNSGWFVLSWYFIAATTMVEPAFYQRCYATETEQIARKGIFWSIAFWVVFDFMTTTAGLYARAAIADLRDPKTAYVALATRLLPPGVLGLFMVGVIATAVSTVDSYMFISATALGRDLLSRLRPLTDHGVKTATRWGVVVSSASAVTLALSSTSVIALWRDLGSIGVPALLLPVIASFVPRLRRPPARAVIFWIACPATVAALWIGTRIVRGSYPYGIEPIFPALMVSIAFAVALIRTKSGARGS, from the coding sequence GTGACCCTCCATCCCCTCGACTGGACCATCGTGGGCGCCTTCTTCGCCTTCCAGGCATACCTCGGCTTCCGCTCCCGTCGTGTGCCAAGGCGGATGGACGCGGCCGACTACCTTCTGGGGGGACGCCGACTGACGCTCCCCGTGTTCGTCGCGTCGCTGGTATCCACCTGGTATGGCGGCATCCTCGGGGTCGGCGAGTACTCGTTCAAGTACGGCATCTCGAACTGGCTGGTCTTCGGCGTCCCGTACTATCTCTGGGCGACGATCTTCGCTCTGTTCCTGGCCCGGCCGACGCGCCGCACGCATTTCATCTCCCTTCCCGATCATCTCGGCGCCGCGTATGGACGCACCCCGGCGTTGATGGGCGCGATTATCGTCTTCGTGATGACGGTGCCGGCCGCTTATGTCCTCATTCTCGGCGACCTCGGGCGCATGCTTCTAAACTGGCCGACCTGGGTCGGCGCGACACTGAGCGTCGTCTTGTCGAGTGTCTACCTCATCACCGGCGGGTTTCGGTCCGCGGTGCGCGTCGATGTGCTGCAGTTCCTTTGCATGCTCGTCGGCTTCGCCTTGATCCTGCCGTTTGCCTTCCACCAGTACGGCGGATGGTCGTTCATCGCCGGCCATGTTCCGGCGACACACCTCACGTGGCACGGCGGCAACTCCGGCTGGTTCGTGCTCTCATGGTACTTCATCGCCGCCACCACCATGGTCGAACCCGCCTTCTACCAACGTTGCTATGCCACCGAGACCGAGCAGATTGCCCGAAAAGGGATCTTCTGGTCGATCGCCTTCTGGGTCGTCTTCGATTTCATGACGACAACTGCCGGTCTCTACGCCCGCGCCGCGATCGCCGATCTCCGCGATCCCAAGACCGCCTATGTCGCCTTGGCGACCCGGCTGCTTCCCCCCGGGGTGCTGGGTCTGTTCATGGTGGGAGTGATCGCCACGGCCGTTTCCACCGTCGACTCCTACATGTTCATCTCGGCGACGGCATTGGGTCGCGATCTTCTCTCGCGCCTGCGACCGTTGACCGATCACGGCGTCAAGACCGCCACACGGTGGGGCGTCGTCGTCTCTTCCGCGTCGGCTGTCACGCTGGCGCTTTCATCGACATCGGTGATTGCGCTCTGGCGGGACCTCGGCTCGATCGGCGTGCCGGCACTGCTGTTGCCGGTCATCGCCAGCTTCGTGCCCCGGTTGCGTCGTCCGCCGGCGCGCGCGGTGATTTTCTGGATCGCCTGCCCCGCGACGGTCGCGGCGCTGTGGATCGGAACACGCATCGTCCGCGGGAGCTACCCCTATGGCATCGAGCCGATCTTCCCGGCGCTGATGGTGTCGATCGCGTTTGCGGTGGCACTGATCCGAACAAAGTCAGGAGCTCGGGGCTCCTGA